The Caminicella sporogenes DSM 14501 genome segment TTACCTATTTAAAGATTTCATGATATTTTTGTGCTGTATACTTCATTTATTTTTAAAAATATAATAGTAAATAATTTTTTTATTTATATCCAAAAATTTCTCATTAACCCTTCTAATGTTGTATTAAATTTATTTATTTTTTACCATAATACTAGCAACTATTGATGTTAAAGGTATCGTTAGAATAAGTCCTATACTACCACATAATGAACGAATTATTTCTACTACTAATATCTCCATATTTAAAAGGCTACCTATTGGCATTTTCAAAAAATGAAATACTAAAAGTAGAGGCATCACACTACCTACATAGGCTAAAATTAATATATTTACCATTGTAGCCATTATATCCTTTCCTACTTCTAAACCCGATCCTATTAATCTCATAAAACTGACCCTAGAATTTTGACATTTCAATTCAAATATTACTGAGGTTGTTGACATACTTACATCCATCACTACTCCTATTACACCTATTAAAACCCCACTTAAATATAATCCTTTAAAATCAATTGCCATATCAGCATACGTAATTAAAAAATCTGCTTCTTTACTTATTATTCCTGTAATTGAACAAAGTTCCGTAAAAATTTGTGCAAGTATTCCTGCTATTATTGTTCCAACTATTGCTACAAAACTTTTTTTAGTAAAACCTAATATTAAAATAAAACTTATTAATATTATAATTATAATAAATATAATCGTTACTGATATAGAGCTATATCCCTTGATTATAAAAGGTATCATAAACTTAACTAGAATAATTCCTATCACCCCTAATGATGTTATAGAAAGAATTCCTTTTAAACCACCAAATAATACTATACAAAACAAATTAAAAATATTATACTTAACATTTTAATATATTCTACTCTATACATATCTATAATGCTAACATTTACTTTTCCGTTAGCATCTAAATCTGTTCCAATTATTACCTTTTTGCCTTTTTCTAGTTCATAATTATTACCTAAATATCTAATGGGCAAATACTCACAAGTTACTTCTTGTCCAGA includes the following:
- a CDS encoding YibE/F family protein, which translates into the protein MFCIVLFGGLKGILSITSLGVIGIILVKFMIPFIIKGYSSISVTIIFIIIIILISFILILGFTKKSFVAIVGTIIAGILAQIFTELCSITGIISKEADFLITYADMAIDFKGLYLSGVLIGVIGVVMDVSMSTTSVIFELKCQNSRVSFMRLIGSGLEVGKDIMATMVNILILAYVGSVMPLLLVFHFLKMPIGSLLNMEILVVEIIRSLCGSIGLILTIPLTSIVASIMVKNK